TACAGtaaagagatagatagagaaacagagagagaaagacagagacagagagagacagagaaagagagagacagagagggagacagagagagagagagagagagagagagagacagagagagacagatagagagagggagacacagagagagagacacagagagagacagagagagacagagagagagacagagagagacagagagacagagagagagacagagagagacagagacacacagagagagagagagagagagagagagaagagagagagagagagagagagagagagagagagagagagagagacagagagagagacagagagagagattgacagagagagagagagacacacacagagagagacagagagagacagatatagagagagagacagagagagagacagagagagggagacagagagagacagacagagagagagagagagagagacagagagagagagccagagagagagccagagagggagacacagagagagacacagagagagagagacagagggagagacagagagagagacagagagagagagacagagagagacagagagagagagacagagagagagacagagagagacagagagagagagacagagacagagagagacagggagagacagagagagacagagagagacagagagagagacacacagagagagagacagagagacagagatagagagacagagagagagacagagagagacagagagagagagacagagagagacagagacagagagagacagatagagacagagagagacagagagagacagagagagagacagagagagagacacagagagagagacagagagacagagagagagagagacagagagagagacagagagagacagagagagagagagacagagagacggagacagagagacagagagtgacagagagagagagacagagatagacagagagagaaaaagaggagaagacaggaagagGTTTTATAGACTGAGGGACAGTGCCTTGGGAGAAGACAGTCTGTGACACTCACTACATCACACTATTGTTCCTTACTGTGGATGCATGCAGTGACATGAAATAGGTGTTGTGTCTAAGAGCACACTGACAACTGGAATCACATGATTTTACCTCATAGGTCCGCTATATCATTGCAACCTGGGAAGCCATCATCTAAAACATTGTTATAATAATTTAGTCCCATGGTCTATACCAACCAAGATCCTAATTCCTTCCTTAGATGTTTGAGACGGTAAAAACAATTGTACATCCACGTTGTACATTCTAGCTGATTCCTAAGGTCTGTGTGAATGTATTTTCCTGTGTATTCCCGGGAGGACTGACCCTCCTTCTTCATCCCTCCATACTCTACCTCTAGCATGACAACACAGATCTGCTTGACACACTGGATAATGGCTTCCGGGGCTCCTGAGATGGTGACTGCTCGTTCAGTGGAGTTGGGCAGCATGTCCCCTGCGACCTGTACCTGAGCACCTGTGGACTGAAGTGGGAAGACTGTTATTGAGCATGTGTACTGTGTAAGGTGCAATGAAAAATAGCTGGTCCTCAAGCCAGAAAGGAACGATTCCTCAACAAACTACTAATAAAAATGTAATGGCTAAATGTAATGGCTAAATGAGAGGCTGTATGTGCATTTCTTTGCGAATTATTAATTAACTAGCTAATAAATTGTCAAGTAAATTCAATCAATCCTCATCACTAATTACGCCCTTCCTTACCTCTCTCATTTCTTTGATTTTGGAGCCTCCTTTCCCTATGAGGGAGCCACATTGGCTGGCTGGGACAACCAGACGCAGGGTGACAGGAGGCTTGCTGGTGGCTGGACTGTTGCTCATAGAGTTGATTATATCCTGGGAAGAAACCATAAAGATCATATCAGCATAATAGTATTGTATTAAAATACCTGGTGTAACAGAATTGTAAAAACAGCCGTTGTAAAATGAACCACGACCAAGAGGAGATTGAGGGAAATATGTACGCTAGATACCTCTTCAAACTTGTATGCGATCATGGCGAAGGCCTTGAAGATGGCATCTGTGGGTCCGGTGATGGTAACTATCCGCTCTGGGCAGTTTCCCTCAGAGATGTTGATGCGTGCACCGCTCTGTGGGTCAAACAGTAGACACAGTCAGATAAATAAAGGAGATCATGAAGTACTAAATGGAATACTATCCATTTAATATGCATTCTTAAACTGGGTAAGGTGCATTATGGGATACATACTGCACTTACCTCTTCACGCATCTTCTtcactgtctctcctttctgaaaggacagacagcagacagacaagaaacagacagcagacagacaacaGTTAAAACATCGGAGAGATGTCACATTAACAAAATGTACTCGTcttgaaacagttttgtaatATTCATACGATTGTGATGTGTTTATGAACATGATAGTTACCTTTCCAATGATGCTTCCAACCTCCTGCAAAGAAACAGAGGTTCAACAACAGTTAGCATCAACGTCCAACCAAAGACATGACAGAGACTATCCCAAAAACCTTGAAAAGCGACCTCTCCTCGTCCCTCACAACCACCAGATCTAAAAACACTTGATATACAGTAACCTATCCAACCCATTCAGCCAACGGTGGTCTTGAAGGAAAGGAGATAAGGAAAGTAAGCCATATGAGAGTATTGGAACCAAAGTAAAGGAAACTATCTGAGAGTATTGGAACCCAGGCGGTGTGTACTGTACCTTGCCGTGCATCAGAAGCCTGATGGTGAGGGTGACGTTGAGGCCTCCTTCGCCTGGCTGCTGCACCTTGGGTGGTTCCATGTTGGGATTGGATGTGAAGGAAGGGGTGTGGTCACGTAGAAGTGGAGTCCCAGGGCCAATGAGAGTGTGATGCcacagccagccaaccagacacCTGCAAGACAAGAGGGATGAGCCACGACCACTCAATATTAGGCCCACTGGAAACAGGTACCACACTACCACTGGATAACATTGATCATCTTTGAATGAACCTGCTCATAAATACCATTCGAGTTCTGTTCAGACAGGACGAGTTTTATAGACTGTGAGTGGCAGACAGTGCTTTAACTCTGGAGGACAATCTTTAACTCTGGGATCTTCATTTGACctatattgtcacagcaaaagaatcctgcagcaacaggatttgaatgtttactccataatgttgcttgatctgtggttaggctattagctggccaaaagtagcctacatgaaaagtgcaatagtGTTAATATAACTGTGTGTTGGTTTTCAGTGAATTCATGTAAATTACGAAACTCATCACCATTTCCTGCGGTGCAGGAAAATTCTGAGCAACaaaagggtgatcaaattaagatcctccaCCTGTACATCATAAAAGTATAGGGACAGGGAAGGCCATAATCCCTGAACCCAGAACTAAATGAGCTAAGGCTGTCATAAGAGACTAGGAAGGCCATAACAGTGTTGTTTGGTTGGTTAGTTGAAGCTCCATTTAATGTTGTTTgaccttttattttatttatatccATACAAAGGAtactgattcatgatttcgactggctgagaaaagatTTCCCGTTCTAGATCTATGGATATAGAATGGGAAGtcgttcattctaaatgttccgtTGCCATgatggctggcaacgttcttatcccttgcttgctagccaactacggctaacccAGTCACGTCAAACCGTGCAGCTAGAATAACAGCAATGTTGCTGCATTcaatttctttgtatatatccataaaaacaaTGTTTGATtacgactggctgagaaaagatGTCCGTCCTGACGCGTTCATTCTTAATAGGACAGTGGAGatcgaatttcaatattgaaacaatgttgcaaatgtcaagAGACAGACAGCGATGTTTGGACAAACCCCTGTTGTTATAAAACCCAAATGTTAATTAAGCTAGAAACATGGGGAAAAATGTTAAGATGCTTTTTGCAGTGGAAACCAAGTTAATGAATtggctggctgggctgatgagacactAGATGCCTAGAGATTTCTCAGATGGAACAAGATGCCCATTTTTTACATCATAGGCTTACCACTGCTaaactgtttttttgtgtgtatggctTAGAACACATCTCAACCAATCACAATGCTTGTTTTCACCAACCCGTTgtagaaagaaagagcgagaacCAGAGGTTGTATGAGAGGCCAAACGGAGAGAGTGGGAGGCCACCGGAGGTTCTCTGAGATAAGGGAGGAAAGGGTTCTGCAACCAGCTGTCTCTCTCCAATCTCCCAGAGGTCAGATTACATAAAAAGCCTTAATCCGGGTTTAAGAGCCTGGCCAGTGGTGCAGGTCTGCCACAGGGCCTGGCCAGTGGTGCAGGTCTGCCACAGGGCCTGGCCAGGGGTGCAGGTCTGCCACAGGGCCTGGCCAGGGGTGCATGTCTGCCACAGGGCCTGGCCAGGGGTGCAGGTCTGCCACAGGGCCTGGCCAGGGTGCATGTCTGCCACAGGGCCTGGCCAGGGGTGCAGGTCTGCCACAGGGCCTGGCCAGGGGTGCAGGTCTGCCACAGGGCCTGGCCAGGGACAGAAATAAACCCACTAAAACCAAGTGCAGGGGGGAGTGGTAGGCTGGCTGGGACCGTAGCACAATGGACTGCTGGAGCCAGGGGTTACTGGGGTTATTTGTGGTATTTTGGTGATAGAACTAGATGAGAGGATGTAACCACTCTCTGTGGTATTGTAATAAAAATACTGGTTTATATGGAGCTACCACTTCTGGTCTTCGTGAAGGCATACATGGTGATGGAAATGCCTTGGAATTGGGTTGAGTATTTGAAGAATTCTTCAAAAGACGGCATGCAGAAAACAAATCATATAGACTCCAATCGGGTCCACACCTCCTGAGAGCCGTCATGTGTGGCTGAAATGAGAATGTATTTTCTCTCGTGTGCCCGGTGGTGTGTTTGAATAGCTCTTCTACCATCCACCACCTTCTCCCTCATCCACTGCAGCACAATAGAATTAGGTCACAGACTCATGATTCATCCATGCCTTCCAGTCAACTTGCTTTTTATTTCAACGGCGAGGCACCATTCTCAGACTGAAGTCTATTTGAGACAGCGGCAGCATAAAAAAAGACATTTAAAATTCAAAATCCTGTTTTATCTTCAAATGTGCCTATTGTGTCCCTTGGTTGAATGATATTTAATTTAATCCCAAACCGTTCACATTTGAATCTGAGCGCAATCAGTTATGTATTAGAATCTATTAGTAGGGTATGCAATTCAGGACACAATACCACTGTATTCAGGAGTGAGGCAACAGAGTGAAGGTTAATAAATGCGTCTGACCGAACACTACATTATCAAAACCAATTGTCTGCATTCGACCAATAGTGTTTTCAAGTGTATTTTCAGTGCTCTGGACAATGTATGTGTTGACCATTCTCAATCCTCTCTGTTAACAGAGTTATTACATCAACAAGTTAGAAATAAAGAAaatgggagatagagagagagaaaaagagagatcgAAAGAtaaagaggtagagggagagagagagagagagagtgaaagagagaaagagatagaaagagttagagagagagagatagagagagaggaagaaagaggtaaagataaagggagatagagagagagaggtagagagagaggtagagaggtagagagagagaggtagagaggtagagagagcgtgcgagagagagagagagagagagagagaaagaggtagagaaagaagagagagagagagagaggtagagaggtagaggtagagagagagagagagatgtagagtggtagagagatagtggttgagaggtagagagagagagagagagagcgcgagagagagattgagagagaaagaaagagagagagagagagagagagcagtattTCTCGTGACATCTGATGTAGTTAGTAAGTGGGTCAGAGAGAGCTATGTTGAGCTGCAGAGCTGCTGGCCTCCTCCTCTATGGTGCTCTGCTATTGAATTAATCACGCTTTACGCTCGGGTGGACAACACCGTGCACAAAATGGCTCTTCCCTTTCTTTCATCTCTCCCTTCGTCTGctgccctgcctgccctcagcCCAGTGCAGAAAAGACAGCAGGCTGCAGCATCACTCCTGGAGAAGAAGCTTTACATCGGCCTGTCTTTCTTTTCATTCCTTGGCTCTTTAATGTAGAGCTAACAATGGAGGATGCCTCCTCTTATGTAGAACCACTGGACTGTGAGTGACTGAGAACACTTGACTAAATATGAAAAGATAGCTGTCTTCAGTATCTGAAGAGGGTGGGCAGTAGAGATCTCAGAGTCAGTACAGTCACGGCCCCCTCACTGAGACAGGTGAGACTTAAATAGAAGTGACGCCATCACTGATCACCTGAAATGATTCTGTCAGCAGTCAGGAAGgaaagaaatggagagaaagGTATTTGGGAGAATTgggtgactgacagacagaggccGTCCAGATGCCATGATTAGTGCTGGGCAAAAGAAAGGAACGCACTGACTGGAAGTGGATCAGCACTGCAGTCTTATCATGCACTGTAGAAATGAGCCAGCAATTTTCTCTGCAGTGTTGCCTCACCTTATCCGGCCTCACCTCTGTCCTTCCCTGCTTCCGGTCAGCTGTGTGTGAGTtggtgcatgtgcatgtgtgtactgtatgcttGCTCAAGCTTAGACCAAAGAGAACATGCAATCAGCATCTTTAAGATTTCCTTATTAGAGATTGGAGATTGTGTTggaaaatgtgttttgtttgaaAATCTCCACAAAGTCAGAGACTGATTATATGAAACATCAAGCCAAAGGCTCTTACAGCACACGTGAGAAAAATACTGAGATCTGGAGGAATGGGAAAATGGAGGACAGAACTTGCAGTATAATCTAGGCCAAAGCCCCGTCATCTGTTCCATTTTAATCCACCGAGCTAGAGATATGTCGTTATGATTTTGATATAAACCCTCCATAAGCATACACTTGTGAGCCAAAACAGTAGAGAAAGGGAGACCACTAAACTGAGGGTGACTCAAGACGTTGTCTCTTCACAAGCAGTGCACCCTCAAAAGCAAGTCAGCACCCTCAAATAGCACCGATATGCCCGTCAATCACTGTTGACCTCTCACCTCTAACCTTTTAGACGGCCTATGTTGAGCCTTAAGGATGTCCTATGTATCCTCAATACCATGAGGACGTCACAGAAGGAAACCCCATATGAAGAACTCCATCTACTCAGGCAGAACCGTCTCCTGCATGACTGAGCCTGTCACTAAAATCATCATTCTACTTCTAATAGATTGGAATGCTGGATTCAAAATGCCCTGCTGTCAGTAAGTAAGGGCCACAGTGGACAGCAGAGAAGTACATGTTGATATTAGATATTCAAGTTGAACTTATGTTGCTGTTGGAAAATAAAATAACCAAATATACTTGTTGTTGTACCGAAGTGGCCAGAGACAGAATTGCACCCACCCAAGTTGTCAGATCTTCCTTTGAAAAAGAAACTCTTACATGGGGGACAAtgaatatagaatagaatagaatgtgtTGTAGATGCAGGACACTGAGATGTGAGCAGCAGCTCTGGTCTCATCTGACGCTAACTAGGCTTTTGTTGCAGTGTGAttggaggggggagaagggggagatggggagggggcgTCTGTGGTGCTGAGCGAAaggccttcctctcctctacccggCTGTGACAGTACACTCTAGAGCTGTCACTCTAGATTAGCCGCCCCTGCGCTGAGACCTCAGCCTACATCACAGTCAAAACAGGGGTGACCACTCACTTCCTCGCACTGAGTAGTGCCCTCACCAGGCCAGGCGacactggagagaagagagggatggggcatggGTGGCCCCAAAAACACTTGTCACTGTCCCCTAATGAGAATCCAATCACAAAATGGGGTTGTAAAATGTGCCATTGCCTACGACGGGATAGAGGATGTAGACCCCGTTTTGCGTTGTAGCATACCATGTTGTACTGTGGCTGTGGTGGTAAAAGAAGAGCATGCGGTCGGCCATCTTAGATTTCCCACAAATGTACATGAGATCACAGCTTGTCCCTAAGTCAAGGCTCCCCTGAATGAGCATGCATGGATTTACAGATCACAGTCATGTTAAATGGGtcgagtgtacacacacacatcttttttCATCATTTTGAAATTATATCATATAATTTTTGATCGTAGTATTTTTACTTCCTTGATAGATTACAAGGATATTTAGTTTTCTAAATTCCAATACAAATATTAATTTGATCATTTCAACAACAGAAAATAGTGCCAGCCTTCGGTATTGCTATTTGAAATGTTGATTATGCAATATTTGAACAATTATGTGATCTTTTAATACCTGTCCTAACCATTACGGAGGAAACGTACATTCCAATGATTTGGTGCTTCCTTAGTTTAATCCCACGGTTCATATGAATTAGTGATAACGCCAAATGACACGTTGACTGTTCCTACAGACCAAGAACAACATCAAGAGAGCTAATTTGATAGTGAGGATGATTGGGATAATGGTCGTGAGGACTAGATACATCCATCTCATGGGTTATCCGGTTCTGTTACCATTCAGTGTGGACAAGGTCAGCGGAACCTATCGCAATAGAACGACGCCACTTCTGATCTGCAAAACATCACAATGTCATTAGAACCCACCTTAAAGGAACAATTAACCGATAATTCCATTAAACAATTAGCCCCAATGTATATGATCACAAGAGTGAGTCAATAGCAGGGAATATGGAGGGACCACAAAGAAAGGGGTCCAACCAACCAACAAGCTAACCGGCGATTCTCAAGGGAATACAGAAATACTTTCACAGCACACACATGGGATCGCAACACCCTTTGTATTTGCCTAATGAAGGACACACTAAGAGCAACGGCTAAAA
Above is a window of Oncorhynchus masou masou isolate Uvic2021 unplaced genomic scaffold, UVic_Omas_1.1 unplaced_scaffold_4404, whole genome shotgun sequence DNA encoding:
- the LOC135535073 gene encoding poly(rC)-binding protein 3-like isoform X2; its protein translation is MEPPKVQQPGEGGLNVTLTIRLLMHGKEVGSIIGKKGETVKKMREESGARINISEGNCPERIVTITGPTDAIFKAFAMIAYKFEEDIINSMSNSPATSKPPVTLRLVVPASQCGSLIGKGGSKIKEMRESTGAQVQVAGDMLPNSTERAVTISGAPEAIIQCVKQICVVMLEVEYGGMKKEGQSSREYTGKYIHTDLRNQLECTTWMYNCFYRLKHLRKELGSWLV
- the LOC135535073 gene encoding poly(rC)-binding protein 3-like isoform X1, producing MEPPKVQQPGEGGLNVTLTIRLLMHGKEVGSIIGKKGETVKKMREEVSASGARINISEGNCPERIVTITGPTDAIFKAFAMIAYKFEEDIINSMSNSPATSKPPVTLRLVVPASQCGSLIGKGGSKIKEMRESTGAQVQVAGDMLPNSTERAVTISGAPEAIIQCVKQICVVMLEVEYGGMKKEGQSSREYTGKYIHTDLRNQLECTTWMYNCFYRLKHLRKELGSWLV